A genomic segment from Streptomyces antibioticus encodes:
- a CDS encoding sugar phosphate nucleotidyltransferase yields MTEAILLVGGKGTRLRPLTVHTPKPMVRAAGVPFLTHQLARAKAAGVDHIVLATSYLAEVFEPHFGDGSSLGLHIEYVTEDEPLGTGGAIRNVASRLHSGPDDPVLVFNGDILTGLDIRRLVATHETTGADVSLHLTQVTDPRAYGLVPTDETGRVLAFLEKPQTPEEIVTDQINAGAYVFRRSVIDTIPAGRPVSVERETFPDLLAAGAHLQGMVDSTYWLDLGTPAAFVRGSADLVLGRAPSPAIPGRCGDRLILPTAMVAEDAKLTGGTVVGEGAFVAEGARVFGSTILPGAVIEPGAVITDSLIGTRARVGERSVLTGTVIGDGAIIGPDNELREGARIWCDAQIPAGAVRFSSDQ; encoded by the coding sequence GTGACAGAAGCGATCCTCCTGGTCGGCGGCAAGGGCACCCGACTGCGCCCGCTCACGGTGCACACGCCCAAGCCCATGGTCAGGGCGGCCGGCGTGCCGTTCCTGACCCACCAGCTGGCGCGGGCCAAGGCGGCGGGGGTGGACCACATCGTCCTCGCGACGAGCTATCTGGCCGAGGTCTTCGAACCGCATTTCGGCGACGGCTCGTCGCTCGGACTCCACATCGAGTACGTCACGGAGGACGAACCCCTCGGCACCGGCGGCGCCATCCGCAACGTGGCGTCCCGGCTGCACTCCGGCCCGGACGACCCGGTGCTGGTCTTCAACGGTGACATCCTCACGGGCCTGGACATCAGACGCCTGGTGGCGACGCACGAGACGACGGGGGCGGACGTCTCACTGCATCTCACCCAGGTGACGGACCCCCGGGCCTACGGCCTGGTCCCCACCGACGAGACGGGCAGGGTCCTGGCCTTCCTGGAGAAGCCGCAGACCCCCGAGGAGATCGTCACCGACCAGATCAACGCGGGCGCCTATGTGTTCCGCCGGTCGGTCATCGACACCATCCCGGCGGGCCGCCCGGTCTCGGTGGAACGGGAGACGTTCCCCGACCTGCTGGCCGCCGGGGCCCACCTCCAGGGCATGGTGGACTCCACCTACTGGCTGGACCTCGGCACCCCGGCGGCCTTCGTGCGCGGCTCGGCGGACCTGGTCCTCGGCCGGGCCCCGTCCCCGGCGATCCCCGGCCGCTGCGGCGACCGGCTGATCCTGCCCACGGCGATGGTCGCGGAGGACGCCAAGCTCACCGGCGGCACGGTGGTCGGCGAGGGCGCCTTCGTGGCGGAGGGCGCGCGGGTCTTCGGCTCGACGATCCTGCCGGGCGCGGTCATCGAGCCCGGCGCGGTCATCACCGACTCGCTCATCGGCACCCGCGCCCGCGTCGGCGAACGCTCCGTCCTCACCGGGACGGTCATCGGCGACGGCGCGATCATCGGGCCCGACAACGAGCTGCGCGAGGGTGCCCGGATCTGGTGCGACGCCCAGATCCCGGCGGGCGCGGTCCGCTTCTCCTCGGACCAGTAG